A genomic region of Rhodococcus pyridinivorans contains the following coding sequences:
- a CDS encoding Rv1355c family protein, which produces MPSEDIPCAALLLAEDLEADMDVLDRLRRDGVDLRDRLDDQRAGLAALDDDLPDEAPRWAYYPWSRIAVRILGPAGFDRLRLDRNRNKITAEEQARLRSAKVGVVGLSVGYAVAYTLALEGACGALRLADFDELELSNMNRLPVSVTDLGVNKAVIAARRIAELDPYLPVEVWTDGVTPDTVGAFCRDLDVVVDECDSLDVKLLIRTEAARRRLPVVMHTSDRGLLDVERFDLDGDLLPFHGLLGDIDPETLQTLSTRDKVPYVLCLLDPEEISARMAASMLEVGESLETWPQLGADVGLGGVTVSAAVRGIVLGHPIASGRVRIDLDRHLDALDVPSVHSAAPDVPSVHSEAPDMPSAAPGVPAGASPDGETPQDPLEAVIDAAIRAPSGGNAQPWSIVVEPDCLTFALAPEPEPVLMDLHRRGSLVALGAALHNARVAAANHKILGPATVLDPPGEPEPGVPLAHLELGSDTDPDLAAYHSGMLARATNRSPGDPHTVTDDELEAMHAAARLLGGRIEVVTESDDIARLAEILTESDRVRYLDGRLRSEMVAELRWPDDPDPDSGIEVDSLGLDTAEAAMLDVVLRDDALDLLEEWGLGRGLGRMTRDRVLGSAGLVAVFTEGRSPADYIRGGAVVESVWIAAQEVGLAVQPVSPVFLYADTRSDLEHLSPEHVDDLDVLRQELAAVLEVPAGGGLALLLRFGRASAATMRSRRRNDRVRHAGDVDGLIPARG; this is translated from the coding sequence ATGCCCTCGGAGGACATACCGTGCGCGGCGTTGCTACTCGCCGAGGACCTCGAAGCGGACATGGACGTCCTGGATCGGCTGCGTCGCGACGGCGTGGACCTACGGGATCGACTGGACGACCAACGAGCAGGCCTCGCCGCTCTCGATGACGACCTCCCGGATGAGGCCCCGCGATGGGCCTACTATCCCTGGAGCCGCATCGCGGTCCGGATCCTCGGCCCGGCCGGATTCGACCGACTCCGGCTCGACCGCAATCGCAACAAGATCACCGCCGAAGAACAGGCACGCCTGCGGTCCGCGAAGGTGGGCGTCGTCGGACTGAGCGTCGGCTACGCCGTCGCCTACACCCTCGCCCTCGAGGGGGCCTGCGGCGCACTACGTCTCGCCGATTTCGATGAGCTCGAACTGTCCAACATGAACCGATTGCCCGTATCGGTCACGGACCTCGGCGTGAACAAGGCCGTGATCGCGGCACGGCGGATCGCCGAACTCGACCCCTACCTGCCCGTCGAGGTATGGACCGACGGCGTCACCCCCGACACGGTGGGGGCGTTCTGCCGGGACCTCGACGTGGTGGTCGACGAATGCGATTCGCTCGACGTGAAGCTGCTGATCCGGACGGAAGCGGCGCGGCGACGGCTCCCCGTCGTGATGCACACCAGCGATCGAGGACTGCTCGATGTCGAACGGTTCGATCTCGACGGCGACCTGCTGCCCTTCCACGGTCTGCTCGGCGATATCGACCCCGAAACGCTGCAGACCCTCTCCACCCGCGACAAGGTCCCGTACGTGCTGTGTCTGCTCGACCCGGAGGAGATCTCCGCGCGCATGGCGGCCTCCATGCTCGAGGTCGGTGAATCCCTGGAGACCTGGCCGCAACTCGGAGCCGACGTCGGCCTCGGCGGCGTGACCGTGTCCGCGGCGGTGCGCGGGATCGTCCTCGGTCACCCGATCGCGTCGGGACGGGTCCGGATCGATCTCGACCGGCACCTCGACGCGCTCGACGTGCCTTCTGTGCACTCCGCGGCACCCGACGTGCCTTCTGTGCACTCCGAGGCACCCGACATGCCTTCTGCGGCCCCTGGGGTGCCTGCGGGCGCCTCTCCGGACGGGGAGACGCCGCAGGATCCACTGGAGGCCGTGATCGACGCCGCGATCCGGGCACCCTCCGGCGGTAACGCCCAACCGTGGTCGATCGTCGTCGAACCGGACTGTTTGACGTTCGCGCTGGCACCCGAACCGGAACCCGTCCTGATGGACCTGCACCGGCGCGGGAGTCTCGTCGCGCTCGGCGCGGCCCTGCACAACGCGCGGGTGGCCGCGGCAAACCACAAGATCCTGGGTCCCGCCACGGTGCTCGACCCTCCCGGCGAACCGGAGCCGGGTGTCCCGCTGGCCCACCTGGAGCTGGGGAGCGACACCGATCCGGATCTCGCGGCGTACCACTCGGGCATGCTTGCGCGCGCGACCAACCGCTCACCCGGTGACCCCCACACCGTCACGGACGACGAACTCGAGGCGATGCACGCGGCCGCCCGGCTCCTCGGCGGACGTATCGAGGTCGTCACCGAGAGCGACGACATCGCCCGCCTTGCAGAGATCCTCACGGAATCGGACCGCGTGCGGTATCTCGACGGCCGGCTCCGCAGCGAGATGGTCGCCGAGCTGAGGTGGCCGGACGACCCCGATCCCGACAGCGGGATCGAAGTGGACTCGCTCGGGCTCGACACCGCGGAGGCGGCAATGCTCGACGTCGTCCTGCGCGACGACGCCCTCGACCTGCTCGAGGAATGGGGACTCGGAAGGGGACTCGGCAGGATGACCCGCGACCGCGTGCTCGGCAGTGCCGGGCTCGTCGCGGTGTTCACCGAGGGCCGGTCGCCCGCGGACTACATCCGGGGCGGTGCGGTGGTCGAGAGCGTCTGGATCGCGGCGCAGGAGGTCGGTCTGGCCGTCCAGCCCGTGTCGCCGGTCTTCCTGTACGCCGATACGCGGAGCGATCTCGAGCACCTGAGCCCGGAGCATGTCGACGATCTCGACGTGCTCCGGCAGGAGCTGGCTGCCGTCCTGGAGGTTCCCGCGGGCGGAGGCCTCGCCCTGCTGCTGCGCTTCGGCCGTGCCTCGGCGGCGACGATGCGCAGCCGGCGCCGTAACGACCGCGTGCGCCACGCCGGCGACGTCGACGGACTCATCCCTGCTCGAGGCTGA
- a CDS encoding GyrI-like domain-containing protein, which translates to MSFQIVDRRETLVAGIPVRSPRRALGQLRDPHLEEAWAALLNGETYGPFAATYTDHAEDIDSYYTQTVGFCCSSVDDVPEGYVVSRVPAGTYAKFSAVGSRFTDVFDDLWRQIWDAEAEGEITRAFTGDFETYPHAFGIELYVAIVDPRQEEER; encoded by the coding sequence ATGTCGTTTCAAATCGTGGATCGCCGCGAAACCCTCGTTGCCGGTATTCCGGTTCGTAGTCCCCGCCGAGCTCTCGGCCAACTCCGAGATCCGCACCTCGAAGAGGCATGGGCTGCCCTGCTGAACGGGGAAACCTACGGTCCGTTCGCGGCCACCTACACCGATCACGCGGAAGACATAGATTCGTACTACACGCAGACCGTGGGGTTCTGCTGCTCGTCGGTCGACGACGTCCCCGAGGGGTATGTCGTATCCCGTGTTCCGGCCGGCACCTACGCGAAGTTCTCCGCGGTGGGAAGTCGATTCACGGACGTCTTCGACGACCTGTGGCGCCAGATCTGGGACGCCGAAGCGGAGGGTGAGATCACCCGCGCCTTCACCGGCGATTTCGAGACCTACCCGCACGCCTTCGGAATCGAACTCTACGTCGCGATCGTCGACCCGAGGCAGGAGGAGGAACGATGA
- a CDS encoding class I SAM-dependent methyltransferase — protein MKCRLCNSDRLTSILDLGATPPCERFLTAEQLDLPECTYPLHLRLCEDCLLLQIPALITPEDTFTEYAYYSSYSQSWVDHARRFVRDALGNGRLRPDSTLVEVASNDGYLLRHAVDAGIRCLGIEPSVNVGEAARAAGVPTHTGFLDVELAESIRSEHGPADLVVANNVYAHVPDLVGFTRALRLLMADDGWLSIEVHHALNLVALGQFDTIYHEHFQYYTVLSAARALASGGLRVVDVELLDTHGGSIRVWARPEQVAQNRTPRVAEVIEIERRAGLHDPTGYFRLEPLARTSRLELLRFLLQCREDGLSVVGYGAPGKGNTLLNYCGIRPDLLSYTVDRNPYKHGRFTPGTRIPIEPVERIAQDRPDIVLALPWNLEPELTRQLAYIVDWGGHLVFPLPTIHTAIGEPELSWRTTS, from the coding sequence ATGAAGTGCCGACTGTGCAATTCGGACCGCCTGACCAGCATCCTGGACCTCGGAGCCACTCCCCCGTGCGAACGATTCCTCACGGCCGAGCAGCTCGACCTCCCGGAATGCACCTACCCGCTCCACCTGCGCCTGTGCGAGGACTGCCTGCTGCTGCAGATACCCGCGCTGATCACTCCGGAGGACACCTTCACCGAGTACGCGTACTACTCCTCGTACTCGCAGTCGTGGGTCGACCACGCCCGGCGCTTCGTGCGCGACGCGCTCGGAAACGGGCGGTTGCGACCCGATTCGACCCTCGTCGAGGTGGCGAGCAACGACGGTTACCTGCTCCGTCACGCGGTGGATGCCGGCATCCGGTGCCTCGGCATCGAACCTTCGGTCAACGTCGGGGAGGCGGCCCGGGCCGCCGGTGTGCCGACCCACACCGGATTCCTCGATGTCGAACTCGCAGAAAGCATCCGGTCGGAACACGGACCCGCGGACCTCGTCGTCGCCAACAACGTCTACGCCCACGTACCCGATCTCGTCGGATTCACGCGGGCACTGCGTCTGCTCATGGCCGACGACGGCTGGCTGAGCATCGAGGTCCACCACGCCCTGAACCTGGTGGCGCTCGGCCAGTTCGACACGATCTACCACGAGCACTTCCAGTACTACACGGTGCTGTCGGCCGCCCGGGCCCTCGCGTCGGGAGGACTCCGGGTCGTCGACGTCGAACTGCTCGACACCCACGGTGGTTCGATCCGCGTATGGGCACGACCCGAGCAGGTCGCGCAGAACCGGACGCCGCGCGTCGCAGAGGTCATCGAGATCGAAAGGCGCGCAGGACTGCACGATCCCACCGGTTACTTCCGGCTCGAACCGCTCGCGCGTACCTCCCGCCTGGAGCTGTTGCGCTTCCTCCTGCAGTGCCGCGAGGACGGTCTGTCGGTGGTCGGCTACGGTGCACCCGGCAAGGGAAACACCCTGCTGAACTACTGCGGAATCCGACCGGACCTGTTGTCCTACACCGTCGACCGGAATCCGTACAAGCACGGACGCTTCACCCCGGGGACCCGGATCCCCATCGAGCCCGTCGAGCGGATCGCCCAGGACCGGCCGGACATCGTCCTCGCACTGCCCTGGAACCTCGAACCCGAGCTGACCCGCCAGCTCGCCTACATCGTGGACTGGGGCGGACATCTCGTCTTCCCCCTCCCCACCATCCACACGGCCATCGGTGAACCCGAACTGTCCTGGAGGACCACATCATGA
- a CDS encoding glucose-1-phosphate cytidylyltransferase, giving the protein MKVVLFCGGYGMRMRNDRNDQIPKPMQMVGPRPILWHIMRYYAHFGHKEFILCLGYGASKIKEFFLDYHEEQSNDFVLHGNRVDCLSTDISDWKITFVDTGLESAIGERLRRVRRYLDGDEHFLANYADVLTDAPLDDMIEAFHTSGATASMLVVPPQSSFHCVDVAENGEIKEITPVSNFPIWENGGYFVLNQAIFDLLPPGGDLVADVCGPLAGQGKLFGYRHFGFWKPADTFKERAELDDNFARGIHPWTVWETPAVTS; this is encoded by the coding sequence ATGAAGGTTGTACTGTTCTGCGGCGGTTACGGCATGCGCATGCGCAACGATCGCAACGACCAGATCCCCAAGCCCATGCAGATGGTCGGTCCGCGCCCCATCCTGTGGCACATCATGCGCTACTACGCGCACTTCGGGCACAAGGAGTTCATCCTCTGCCTCGGCTACGGCGCATCCAAGATCAAGGAGTTCTTCCTCGACTACCACGAGGAACAGTCCAACGACTTCGTCCTGCACGGCAACCGGGTCGACTGCCTCAGCACCGACATCAGCGACTGGAAGATCACCTTCGTCGACACCGGACTCGAATCGGCGATCGGCGAACGCCTGCGCCGCGTCCGCCGATATCTCGACGGCGACGAGCACTTCCTCGCGAACTACGCGGACGTGCTGACCGATGCCCCGCTCGACGACATGATCGAGGCGTTCCACACGTCCGGGGCCACGGCCTCCATGCTCGTCGTGCCCCCGCAGTCGTCCTTCCACTGCGTCGACGTCGCGGAGAACGGCGAGATCAAGGAGATCACCCCGGTCAGCAACTTCCCCATCTGGGAGAACGGCGGATACTTCGTCCTGAACCAGGCGATCTTCGACCTGTTGCCACCCGGCGGCGACCTCGTCGCCGACGTGTGCGGACCGCTCGCAGGCCAGGGGAAACTGTTCGGCTATCGCCACTTCGGGTTCTGGAAACCGGCCGACACCTTCAAGGAACGCGCCGAACTCGACGACAACTTCGCACGCGGTATCCATCCGTGGACGGTGTGGGAGACACCGGCGGTGACCTCGTGA